A stretch of Leptospira bouyouniensis DNA encodes these proteins:
- a CDS encoding PAS domain S-box protein, with protein MTLVAEKSILLVEDEAILALYEKNQLEQGGYKVTHVSCGENAIQLVIEEENPFDLILMDIDLGKGLDGTETATHILNHKEIPIVFLSSHTEREIVKKTESITSYGYVVKNSGFTVLDASIKMAFKLFEANELTKSKKEHLETVLHSIGDGVIATDKDGKVIRINPVAEKLTGWTHDDGVGLTINEVFNIINVKTRLKVENPVDIVLKTNAVVALANHTVLIAKDGAEYQISDSGSPIKDLNGETKGVVLVFRDITAEYNVQSQIAKQANMLNNVLDAVIGTDFTQKINYWNKAAEKIFFWKSEEVIGKNILKVLKTNYSNFSEQEIIEKVNLEGSFIGEAIQEAKDGSLRNIEINLVLLNDEFELPSGYIFVARDISDRLKALKQIKESEAKLTQIIESAMDAIISIDKSKKIILFNGAAEKMFGYESNEIIGKPLDQLIPESFRNQHDKHIDQFGKTGVSRRAMGALGEISGLRSNKEEFPIEASISQISVNGETLFTVILRDVSVRTISESKIQKLLHEKENILKEIHHRVKNNMSSLFTLLTLQAKSQENHSVQHILYEAAGRIKSMIVLYDKLYHSETDNSVSIQNYFPSICSEIVSIFPKNVDVNLNILEEPIELNAKLLSSLGIILNELITNSMKHAFIEIQNPEIRLNISKHKNILSLEYSDNGIGIPETISFQNTPGFGLQLIGMLTEQIEGKIRIDRTNYPKVILDLKV; from the coding sequence ATGACACTGGTAGCTGAAAAATCCATATTGCTTGTCGAAGATGAAGCCATTTTAGCTCTCTATGAAAAAAACCAATTGGAACAAGGTGGATATAAGGTAACACATGTTTCATGTGGAGAAAATGCAATCCAACTTGTCATCGAAGAAGAAAACCCGTTTGATTTGATATTAATGGACATCGATTTGGGAAAAGGACTCGATGGAACAGAGACGGCAACACATATCCTGAATCATAAAGAAATACCGATCGTCTTTTTATCATCACATACGGAAAGGGAAATTGTTAAAAAAACAGAAAGTATCACTTCATATGGATATGTTGTTAAAAATTCTGGATTCACGGTTTTGGATGCTTCAATAAAGATGGCTTTCAAACTTTTTGAAGCAAATGAGTTAACAAAAAGTAAAAAAGAACATCTTGAAACCGTATTACATTCGATTGGCGATGGAGTGATTGCAACCGACAAAGATGGAAAAGTCATTCGAATTAATCCAGTCGCAGAAAAATTAACAGGTTGGACTCACGATGATGGAGTAGGGCTTACAATCAATGAAGTCTTCAATATAATTAATGTTAAAACAAGGCTTAAAGTTGAAAATCCAGTGGATATCGTTTTAAAGACCAATGCCGTTGTTGCCTTAGCCAATCATACTGTTTTAATTGCAAAAGATGGAGCGGAATACCAAATTTCCGATTCTGGTTCACCCATAAAAGATTTAAATGGTGAAACGAAAGGTGTGGTTTTAGTTTTTAGAGATATCACTGCCGAATACAATGTCCAGAGCCAAATCGCAAAACAAGCGAATATGCTCAATAATGTATTAGATGCAGTGATTGGAACTGATTTCACTCAAAAAATAAATTATTGGAACAAAGCTGCTGAAAAAATATTCTTTTGGAAATCAGAAGAAGTGATAGGGAAAAATATTCTAAAAGTATTGAAAACCAATTACTCTAATTTTTCAGAGCAGGAGATCATTGAAAAAGTAAATTTAGAAGGAAGTTTTATCGGGGAAGCAATTCAGGAAGCAAAAGATGGAAGCCTTCGTAATATTGAAATCAATTTAGTTTTGTTGAATGATGAATTTGAATTACCTTCGGGTTATATTTTTGTAGCAAGGGACATATCTGATCGACTCAAAGCTCTCAAACAAATCAAAGAATCAGAGGCAAAACTAACACAAATCATAGAATCCGCGATGGATGCAATCATTAGCATCGATAAATCAAAAAAGATAATATTATTCAATGGTGCTGCAGAAAAAATGTTCGGATACGAATCGAACGAGATTATAGGGAAACCATTAGACCAACTGATTCCTGAAAGTTTTCGAAACCAACACGATAAACATATTGATCAATTTGGTAAAACTGGAGTGAGTCGAAGAGCCATGGGTGCATTAGGTGAAATCAGTGGATTACGTTCTAACAAGGAAGAATTTCCAATTGAAGCATCAATCTCTCAGATTTCAGTGAATGGTGAAACACTTTTTACGGTTATATTGAGAGATGTAAGTGTAAGGACGATATCTGAATCTAAAATTCAGAAATTATTACATGAAAAAGAAAACATTTTAAAAGAAATTCACCATCGAGTTAAAAATAACATGAGTTCCTTATTTACTTTGCTTACCTTACAAGCGAAATCCCAAGAAAATCATTCTGTACAACACATATTGTATGAAGCTGCCGGTAGAATTAAAAGTATGATTGTTTTGTATGATAAACTTTATCATTCCGAGACAGACAATAGTGTTTCAATCCAAAACTATTTTCCTTCCATTTGTTCAGAAATCGTTTCGATTTTTCCAAAAAATGTAGATGTAAATCTAAATATTCTCGAAGAACCGATTGAATTAAACGCTAAATTGTTATCCTCTTTAGGAATAATTTTGAATGAATTGATTACAAATTCAATGAAACATGCATTCATTGAAATTCAAAATCCAGAAATCAGATTAAATATTTCCAAACATAAAAATATCTTATCTTTGGAGTATTCAGACAACGGAATTGGAATACCTGAAACAATTTCCTTTCAGAATACACCTGGGTTTGGGTTACAACTCATTGGGATGTTGACTGAACAAATTGAAGGTAAAATCAGAATTGACAGAACAAACTATCCAAAGGTGATATTAGATTTAAAAGTATAA
- a CDS encoding 1-acyl-sn-glycerol-3-phosphate acyltransferase, which yields MGKLQIFVVLCYFIPVLVIIFPVGLVFSYLFKITKLDKWSNRINNFLGYFWYRSFFFLTGRTLEVSLENWNPEGNNRFLICNHTNALEVPLIVSLPYLAKSKDVRLSYLGGDIIQRYKIIPLMMHKTIVEAVIYSEKRPNFRNFKNDVLRVLKTRSIFLYPEGERTFTEEIRPFQTGVMKIAYKFHINLDVFVVSGFMGYSSLEEYKHLANSKTIYFHYCGSILAKDYPTFEEYLSKAENLMKKKKKYLEEKELSLVNQT from the coding sequence ATGGGCAAACTTCAAATTTTTGTAGTTTTATGTTATTTTATACCAGTACTCGTGATCATTTTTCCCGTTGGACTGGTTTTCTCCTATTTGTTCAAAATCACGAAACTTGACAAATGGTCTAATCGGATTAATAATTTTTTGGGATATTTTTGGTATCGTTCTTTTTTCTTTTTAACAGGAAGAACCTTAGAAGTTTCACTTGAAAATTGGAATCCTGAAGGGAATAATCGATTTTTGATTTGTAATCATACAAATGCTTTAGAAGTTCCATTAATTGTCTCACTTCCATATTTAGCCAAATCTAAAGATGTTCGTTTGTCTTACTTAGGTGGAGATATCATCCAAAGATATAAAATCATACCACTGATGATGCATAAAACAATTGTAGAAGCTGTCATTTATTCCGAAAAACGGCCAAACTTTCGAAACTTTAAAAATGATGTTCTACGTGTATTAAAAACTAGGTCAATTTTTCTTTATCCAGAAGGTGAAAGGACATTTACAGAGGAGATCAGGCCATTTCAAACAGGTGTGATGAAAATTGCTTATAAATTTCACATCAACTTAGATGTATTTGTTGTCAGCGGATTTATGGGATATTCAAGTTTGGAAGAATACAAACATTTAGCAAATTCAAAAACAATTTATTTTCATTATTGTGGTTCTATTTTAGCAAAGGATTATCCAACATTTGAAGAGTATCTTTCAAAAGCTGAAAATTTAATGAAAAAGAAGAAAAAATATTTGGAGGAAAAAGAACTATCTTTGGTCAACCAAACGTAA
- a CDS encoding FecR family protein, whose protein sequence is MKKILLLLLVFVSITQCQKFVFWQNESKDEVSGAVVTFLQGQVTIMNEGKEKFAVLGDVIKPGDRILSKLGKVDLQTYRGEIIRIKENSDVLFRDFAGTTRPNTDIHIWAGNLLVKSVKLKANESLSITSPTMVAGVRGTVFSFELEKGSVPKVKVYEGAVAVAFKTSPKLIELNDGLSKDSYDRLVKTLEENEVVLEPGETLEVNPSLNELVYIINAKMAASSFTKDEIAGFSDVQSGIKKVESPISPQEKAEVETLVSVDPDLIQKQVENKGENNQVSQEIVENIEKEHESKRNVAISNITSNAEKMNLDEEEEIQKHYSVLETIHKSNGEVLSGAVVAQLGDIFIVHSTKGVMQLKVDEIEYVEYKNFKVQTKTKK, encoded by the coding sequence ATGAAAAAAATCTTACTCCTACTTCTCGTTTTTGTATCAATCACACAATGCCAAAAATTTGTATTTTGGCAAAACGAATCAAAGGATGAAGTTTCTGGGGCCGTTGTCACTTTTTTGCAAGGCCAAGTCACGATCATGAATGAAGGAAAGGAAAAGTTTGCAGTACTCGGTGATGTGATCAAACCCGGGGATCGAATTTTATCGAAACTTGGAAAGGTCGACTTACAAACATACCGTGGGGAAATCATCCGGATCAAAGAGAATTCGGACGTTTTATTTCGGGATTTTGCAGGAACTACGAGACCTAATACCGACATCCACATTTGGGCAGGGAATCTTTTAGTCAAATCAGTCAAACTCAAAGCAAATGAAAGCCTTTCGATAACTTCGCCTACAATGGTGGCGGGGGTTCGTGGTACCGTATTTTCTTTTGAATTGGAAAAGGGTTCTGTTCCGAAGGTGAAGGTATATGAAGGAGCTGTCGCCGTTGCTTTTAAAACCAGTCCGAAGCTCATCGAACTCAATGATGGTCTTTCTAAGGATAGTTATGATCGTTTAGTAAAAACATTAGAAGAAAACGAAGTGGTTCTTGAACCAGGTGAAACCTTAGAGGTGAACCCAAGCCTCAATGAATTGGTATATATCATCAATGCAAAGATGGCAGCATCAAGTTTCACTAAGGACGAAATCGCTGGATTTTCGGATGTTCAGAGTGGAATCAAGAAAGTGGAGAGTCCAATTTCACCACAAGAAAAAGCAGAAGTTGAAACTCTCGTTTCGGTGGATCCTGATCTCATTCAAAAACAAGTAGAAAACAAAGGTGAAAACAATCAAGTTTCACAAGAAATTGTTGAGAACATTGAAAAGGAACATGAAAGCAAACGTAACGTTGCAATTTCTAATATTACATCCAATGCTGAAAAGATGAATTTAGACGAAGAAGAAGAAATTCAAAAACATTACAGTGTTTTAGAAACAATTCATAAGTCAAATGGAGAAGTTCTTTCAGGAGCCGTAGTGGCTCAACTTGGTGATATCTTCATCGTGCATTCCACAAAAGGGGTGATGCAATTGAAAGTGGATG